A region of Paenibacillus sp. 37 DNA encodes the following proteins:
- the ectB gene encoding diaminobutyrate--2-oxoglutarate transaminase — protein MSIFEKLESNVRSYCRSFPVVFDRAKGDLLYSEDGRAYIDFFAGAGALNYGHNNDYIKDRVLDYLTSDRIMHGLDMYTMAKREFIQSFSERILEPKKLNYKLQFCGPTGTNAVEAALKLARKAKKRSGIFAFMGGFHGMSLGSLSATSSKSMREGAGLPLDGVTFMPHPSGAFAEMDTLGYIENILTDSHSGIDKPAAILLETVQAEGGIHVVDAQWLRELQQLCRRHDILLITDEIQVGCGRTGEFFSFERAGIEPDLITLSKSISGYGLPMSLLLLKPELDIWTPGEHNGTFRGNQLAFVAAKAALEYRDRTELEAQVKQKEEYVRSFLDQEIKPLHPSIAIRGLGLIWGIDVSGFMDEAGAKRVTDISFENGLILERAGRGDCVLKIMPPLTVSMEHLTAGCAIIKSSMQQVISQETKDMLVTT, from the coding sequence GTGAGCATTTTTGAAAAGCTGGAATCCAATGTAAGATCTTACTGCAGAAGCTTTCCGGTGGTATTCGACCGGGCCAAGGGAGACCTTTTATATTCTGAGGACGGAAGAGCATATATTGATTTCTTTGCAGGTGCCGGGGCGCTCAATTACGGCCATAACAACGATTATATTAAAGACCGGGTTCTCGATTACTTGACCTCCGACCGGATTATGCACGGTCTGGATATGTATACAATGGCCAAGCGTGAATTCATCCAGAGCTTCTCTGAGCGGATCCTGGAGCCGAAGAAGCTGAATTACAAGCTTCAATTCTGCGGTCCAACAGGGACGAATGCGGTGGAAGCGGCCCTGAAGCTCGCACGCAAGGCGAAGAAGAGAAGTGGAATATTCGCATTCATGGGTGGCTTCCACGGCATGTCGCTCGGCAGTCTGTCGGCGACAAGCTCCAAGTCCATGAGAGAAGGGGCGGGGCTTCCTCTGGACGGAGTTACGTTCATGCCGCACCCAAGCGGGGCTTTCGCAGAAATGGATACGCTCGGCTATATCGAGAATATCCTGACTGATTCGCACTCCGGAATCGACAAGCCGGCCGCGATCCTGCTTGAAACGGTACAAGCCGAAGGCGGAATTCACGTTGTCGACGCGCAGTGGCTACGCGAGTTGCAGCAACTTTGCCGCAGGCACGATATTCTGCTCATTACAGACGAGATTCAAGTAGGGTGCGGCCGGACAGGCGAATTCTTCTCCTTCGAACGTGCGGGGATCGAGCCGGATCTCATTACCCTATCGAAGTCGATCAGCGGGTACGGCCTGCCAATGTCCCTGCTGCTGCTGAAGCCCGAACTGGATATCTGGACGCCGGGCGAGCACAACGGCACCTTCCGCGGCAACCAGCTGGCTTTTGTGGCCGCGAAGGCTGCTCTCGAGTACCGGGACAGAACCGAACTGGAAGCTCAGGTGAAACAGAAGGAAGAGTATGTGCGCTCGTTCCTTGATCAAGAAATCAAGCCTCTGCATCCGTCCATCGCCATCCGCGGACTCGGCCTGATCTGGGGCATCGACGTCTCGGGGTTCATGGATGAAGCCGGGGCGAAGCGGGTGACGGATATCAGCTTCGAGAACGGGCTCATCTTAGAAAGAGCCGGCAGAGGAGACTGTGTACTGAAGATCATGCCTCCGCTGACCGTCTCGATGGAGCATCTGACCGCCGGCTGCGCCATTATCAAGTCCAGTATGCAGCAGGTGATCTCTCAGGAGACCAAGGATATGTTAGTAACGACCTAA